The Bacillus sp. FJAT-27916 genomic interval CAGCATCCGTTATCGCACCGATTGTACTCATGATAATAACAGATGCAGCAATCTTCACAAAGTCAGTTCCTATGTAAAGGGAGAAAATCGTCAACTCCTCCACTTCTTCTTCTCCGAATCCTTGTATCTTCGAAGCATCAGTCAGAACCCATATGAATGCAAGCAGAACAATAATGGTCAAAAGCGAAGCAAGAAAGGCTGTTTTTGTTTTTGTATTTATTTCATTAATAAAGAACAAATTTATGCAGCCAATAATCACGCAGGCAATAAACGTTACGATGATTGGGTCAGCCTGCGGAATTAACATGATAATGACTGAAATCATCAGAACCATAAAGTTGAAGAATATTGCAATAAAAGACCTGGCCCCTTTTCTCCCTCCGATGATCAGCATAAGGATAAACAACAGAAGCGCCAGTGACACAAGTGTATTCATAGCCTGCTCCTTTTTCGATTAATAAAGAAAATCGCCGTATATAATCCAATCGGAATAGTGATGACGATTCCAATTCCTCCCGCAAATGCTCTAGCCATCTCTAATGAAAGATTCATTGAAAGGGTAAATCCAAGAGGGGATGCATTCTTTAAATACAGGATTAACATAGGAATTGACCCGCTTATATAAGCGAAAAATAAAATATTGGTCATTGTCCCCATTATATCCTTGCCAATCTCAAATCCAGATGTCTGCAGTGCTTTAACCGATATATCAGGCTTCTTTTCATAAAGTCCAAAGATAGAAGAAACAAGCGTAATAGCCACATCCATGACAGCACCAAGCGACCCAATGAATAACCCAGCCAGGAATACCATCCGGTATGGGCTCGTCAAGAATTGCATTTCTTCATAGCGCAGACCGCTGTCCTTCGTCATTTCCATCACAAGAAATGTCAGACCAAATGATACAAAAGTCCCGAGCAAGGTCGTTATAATAGCAGCAAAGGTCTTCTCATTAAGGCCATTGACAAGTATAAGAGAAATAACAGTAAAAATAACAACAGAGCCACCACAAATCCAGAGTAAACTTATGCCTGTGCCCAGATAAACATCCAATGCATAAGACAAGATGGACGCATTCACCACAAGACTAATAACCGCAAAAAAACCCTGTTTCCTTCCAACAAATAAAAGCGTTAAAATGAACACCCATGCCGCCAGCAGCACATAGTGATCTCTCTTTAACGACTGGATGGTGCCAGTGAGCGAATCAGTCTCACTTGATTCCTTAATAGTGACAAAAACATCGTTGCCAACTTGATAATCTATATCATATGCTCCCGAATCAGAATACATATTGGTTAAAGAAATCACCTGACCCTTTAGATCACCATTTCTCATGACTGCTTTCATTTCCTGCGTATAGAGGGAATCATGATTCTCAAATCGATCCAATAAGTCCTCCGTATCAACAGTCTTTACCTCTGTCACTTCTGCTATAGGCTTATCATAAAGTGCATGATTATGATTCACAAACACAATAGAAGAAAGGATGCAAATCGCAAGCAGGAGAGCGCGAAATAACGGTTTATTTACTTTCAACAAGAAGCTACGCAAGACAACACCCCCAGTACTAGAATCTTACTATATGTATTGGAGTTAGAATAGCAAGACTTTGTTTCCCTCGTCAATTAAATCCACAAAAAAGAAGATTCTGTTCAATCTTCATACCCTTTAATAAATTGGCTTCTGTTTTGTTCAAAAGAGAAGGGTTCGTTTATTTAAAAACACTTACAGGAATATCAATCAATTCCATTAAGGAAGAAAGAAAAAATAGTTGCATAAACAACTATCTATTATTATACTAATATAATGTTTATTGAATGAATGCATATAGTTGATAGGTAAATAACAGAATTGCATATTTTCTTTCTAAACAAATTCTGTAAGAGAGGGTGACAGTTAATATGAATAGTAATCATTCAGAGGATATTGGACGTTATATCGCGAAAATTTATTGTAAAGGGTCAGCCTTAATATCTAAAGAGCTCCAGGAATATGGAATCGGCTCTGGACAATACGCCTTTCTCTTACAACTTTACCGCAAAGACGGCGTAAGTCAGGAGGAGCTGGCAAAGCTTCTTTTAGTCGACAAAGCAACCGTTGCTAGAGCGATAAAGAAATTAGAGGAGGAGAATTTAGTTTATCGGGTTCGCAATGAAAAAGATAAACGCTATTACAAGGTTTTTATTACAGAAAAAGCATTGAACATTAAGGAAGAAGTATTTAATAAACTTCACGCTTGGGACGAAACCATCAAACAGAGTTTAACAAAAGAAGAAGAAGCACAGATGACTTATCTGCTGAAAAAAATCACAACCAGCTTATTGAAAGGAGAAAACCATTGAATAATCAAAACGTATTAGGCACAGAATCAATCGGAAAACTTTTATTGAAGTATTCAGTTCCTGCCATTATCGGGATGATCGTGAATGCTCTATATAATATTGTAGACCGTATTTTCATCGGGCATATCCCTAATGTGGGCCCAATGGCCATTACAGGCGTTGGAGTTACAATGCCGATTATGACACTAATATTGGCATTTGGGATGTTAGTGGGAATCGGTGCGACAGCCAGTATATCCATTAAACTAGGGCAAGGCAATAAAAATGAAGCAGAGCAAATTATCGGTAATGCGACTAAGCTAATAATCTTCCTTGGAATTGGATTAACTGTTCTTGGGCTACTGTTTTTAAACCCATTGCTGCGCTCGTTCGGAGCAACTGATCAAACCATTGTTTTTGCTAAAGACTATATCCAAATCATCCTTATCGGAATTATCTTTAACCTATTCGCTTTTGCCTTCTCACATATGACGCGTGCTGATGGACATCCTAAATTAGCAGCAATCGTTATGGTAGTGGGCTGTGCAATTAATATGATCTTAGACCCAATTCTTATCTTCGGTTTCGATTTAGGTATCCAAGGAGCGGCCATTGCTACTGTTATTTCTCAGGCGATTACAGCATTCTGGTTATTATTCCATTTCACAAAAGGTTCATCTGTATTAAAAATTTCATTAATCAACATGAAACTCAACATATCGATTATCAAAACAATCTTCGCAATCGGTATGGCGCCTTTCGCTATGCAGCTTGCCTCTTGCTTTGTACAAATATTTGCAAACAATACATTGATGACCTATGGCGGAGACATGGCCATTGGTGCAATGACCGTGATTAACTCCATATCATTGTTCTTCCTAATGCCGATTTTCGGTATTAATCAAGGCTCTCAGCCAATTATCGGTTTCAACTACGGGGCAAGGCAATATCATCGCAGCAAAAAAGCGTTGATTTATTCAATCATTGCGGCAACGGTCGTTTTAAGCCTTGGTGCAGCACTGATTCAATTATTCCCTGCGTTCTTCGTTGGCATTTTTAATAATGATTCTGCTCTTACTCAAATGGCGGTAGAAGGGATGAAGATCTTCTTATTTGCCCTTCCTATTTTAGGCATTTCAGTAGTGGGACCTAACTATTTCCAATCAATCGGAAAACCTAAAATCTCCTTATTATTAAGCTTGATGCGCCAGGTTCTGCTGTTTATCCCTTTACTATTCATACTCCCCCGCTTTATGGGGTTAAAGGGAGTATGGTTTGTCATGCCTATCAGTGATTCAATTACAGCCGTTACCACCCTATACTTCCTGCGCCGTGAAATGAAAAGGACAAGAGGTCAGATTTCTTATCCAAAAGAAATGGAGGACTCCTTGGCCGGCTGATGAAAGAATTGAAAAGGCAGAGATGTTGTTCGAACAATACCTCTGCTTTTTTCTATTTAAAGTCCCTTCAACACCACTGTTCATCCTAGTACATTTTGCACCCTTTTTGATAGGTAGTTCCTTAGAGATAACAGCTCGACCTTATTAAAGGTATATGTATCTTTCCAACCCGAATAACCATCGATTGCTTTATTAAGCGTAATGGCAAATTCTTTTGGTAATACTCTTACTCCCCAGCTCCCAGCCTCTTGCTTGGATGAGATGACTCCTTCTTCTAAATACAAAAGCACCCTTAATACATTAAGTGAACAATAGATTGGGTCTTCTTCCATACGCTCTAAACACTCTACATAATCGCCTAAAATCGACGAAACGTAATCAGACTTCGGAATTAAAGGAAATAATACTTCATTGATCGAATCACCATCCACACATACGCCTCTATGATTGATAATGGTCATATGAGCCGCCAAATCATTGTCAGCATGAACCTCATCATTCAAGAACTGATAGGTATCATTTAGTAAATCCTCTGTATATCGCTCTCTCCAGAACTCGCTATAATGCAAATCAAAAGGACAAGGATGCTGCCAATGCTTTAAATGTTCTTCACAAATAAAACTAATCTCAAGAGCAAAAGGAGAATAGGAATGATGTAGACAAAATCGTGCTAAATCCCTTTTTACTTCTGTTGTCATGAAAATTTTCGTTATCACCAAAACATCCACATCACTCCTTCTAGGATTGAACCCTCCCATTGCTAAAGAGCCATGTAAATACACTCCTCTATAATTGTCCTTAAGAATCCCTTTAATAGATTTAGTTAAAGTATAGACATAATCCTTTATTTCCCCAGGACACGAATACCAGTTGTACCCCATCTTCCAGCTCCCTCTCTCGTTTTATTACCCAGCCATATATAAGATTACGTTTAAAAAGGGATTTGATTGATTTGACAGCATCAGTAAAGAAACAAATCGTTAATAAGCCTATAATCATAACAATAGTTGATAACGAATCATTTGATGTAAAGATGCCGACAAAAACCAAAATCATTCCTAAATAAAAACCTGGATCACCAAATTGTTCAATTGATACCTCTTCCTTAATACTAATCTGATCTTGCAGCTTTTTATCATTTCTTATCAAATCATCAACGGTCACCCCGAATAGATCACTTATCCTAATTAGATTTTGAATATCAGGATACCCTCTACCGCTTTCCCATTTATACACAGCCTGACGAGACATATTCAATTCCTTGGCTAATTCATCTTGAGACCATTTTCTTTCCTCTCTCAGAGTCTTTAATTTACTTCCAAAATCATTATCCATATCCGACACCTCCTAATAAAATCCTACAACAAAAATGGGGTATAATGGAATAAACTTATCGTTACAAACGTAAACAGCAGGTTTACATTCAATGCAGCCTCTAAAAAAATCTCCTCTTCCCTCACATAAAAAAAGAGAGCTGATCATTCAGCTCTTGATAAGAGGAACTTGAACTTTTAAATTTTCTTTTATACTTCCTAAGAAGCAATAGCTGTTATCCAAAAACAGAACGCTGTAAGGATAGCCAGAGGTGTCATAACTAACCTTTCCTTTCTGCTCTTAGAAAACCCATTCATCATTGCATTAAGCGTAAGATATGAGGCAAATAAAAAACAAAGGCCCCTGGTAATGCCAATCGAGAATAAAGAAGGAATGATGTCAGCAGTCTGTAAGATAATGATGATCGCAAATAACTGAATCAGCACAGAACAGCCACAAGCCACTCTCAATCTAATCGGCATGACCGTGTATTTACCGCCCATTGCAAATTCTCCATATGGGAACCCGAAAGCCAGCAAAGTATATAAGCATGCAACCAGCAAAAATAAGCCGCCTCCAATGAAAGCGATAATCATCTAGTTCTCCCCCTGTAAAGCATCCTCATTTCAATTCTATTATCCTTCATTTTTGTTTATAACCTATATCTCCAACAAACTGAAGTTTTAGCTGCTTTTATTTTTAATCTCCTCCAATAGAGAAATCATTTTTTCATTCTGTTCAATGATGGTCTCATTTTGTCTTCTTAATTTCGTGAAATCAAAGAGATATACGAATAAGATTATTACTATAAGAATCATCAAAAGCCTAAGTCCCCCCCTTTTCTATTACGTGTATCTCAACCTTTATAGCACTCCTAATAACTAAGAATCCAAACATTCCACAAATGAATACACCCAGTCCTAGCAGGTATTTTCCTAGTTGTTCAATACATCATATATACAGCGAAAGATTTCTATCCTCCTAGATACCTTTTTGTAATAGTTTACCATTTAATTCTTTCTGCTGGGTAACCTTCTTAATAAGAATAGGTGCAAAAAAAGACCATCCTGTTTGGATGGTCTCATCAAGCTTATTTAACATACTTCTTCTTATATTCCTCGAATTCCTTTTTAGAGCATAACACATGGTGTCCTGGAGCAATTTCACGCATTTCAATCTCTTCATTTTCACCATATTGATGGACCTCTGGATTGTACGCTTTTCTGCGGCGCGTTCTTTCGCTGTCAGGGTCCGGTAATGGAATGGCAGATAATAAGGATTGTGTATATGGATGCATAGGATTCTTATATAAATCCTCACTGTCCGCAACCTCGACCAATTTTCCATAATACATAACACCAATACGGTCACTAATGTATTTAACCATGGATAAATCATGGGCGATAAATAAATACGTTAATCCTTTTTCTTTTTGAAGATTCTTCAAAAGGTTAACGACCTGGGCTTGAATAGATACGTCAAGTGCAGAAATCGGTTCATCAGCAATGATGAACTCCGGCTCTACTGCCAGCGCTCTCGCAATCCCAATCCGTTGTCTTTGACCGCCGGAGAATTCATGCGGATAACGGTTCGCATGGTCACGGTTTAGACCTACTGTCTCCAATAGTTCATAAACACGGTTCATACGGTCCTCTTTTGATTTCGCCAGGCCGTGAATATCAATACCTTCCGCAATGATGTCAGCAACTGTCATACGCGGATTAAGTGAAGCATACGGGTCTTGGAAAATCATCTGCATGCCGCGGTTAAATTCTTTTAATTCCTTCCGGCTCTTCTTGCCATGAACTTCTTTTCCCTTAAAACGAACTTCACCTTCTGTTAAGTCATATAGACGGATAATGGAGCGGCCTGTTGTCGATTTCCCACAGCCAGACTCTCCAACTAGCCCTAGTGTCTCCCCTTTATAAATATCAAAGGAGACACCGTCAATGGCTTTAACCATATTTGGCTTACCGACATTGAAATATTGCTTAATTCCTTTAACTTCAATGATTTTTTCTTTCGTAGCCATATTAGTTAATCCCTCCCACTTCTACAGGTTTATCAAAATTGGAGGCCATATGGCGAATTCGTGCTTGTACAGCTTCCGGAGGCGTAACTTTCGGTGCATCCGGATGAAGAAGCCAGGACTTCACAAAATGAGTCTCAGAAATTTGATAGTATGGAGGCTCCTTCTCAAAATCAATTTCCAGTGCATATTCATTACGCGGTGCAAATGGGCAGCCTTTAGGTGGATTGATTAAATCCGGAGGCGTTCCCGGAATCGCGATTAATTCTGTATCTCCATCATTATCAAGGCTTGGCATGGAGGATAATAATCCCCATGTGTATGGATGACGCGGATCATAGAATACCTCGTCAACTGTTCCTGTCTCAACAATTTGACCGCCATACATAACAGCCACACGATCAGCTACGTTGGCTACTACACCCAAGTCATGCGTAATAAAGATGATGGATGTATCAATTTTATTTTGCAAATCCTTCATCAATTCAAGAATTTGTGCTTGGATGGTTACATCGAGAGCAGTAGTCGGCTCATCGGCAATAAGAACCTTAGGATTACAAGACAGAGCAATCGCAACGACTACACGCTGTCTCATACCACCTGAGAATTGATGCGGATATTGGTTCATCCGAATCTCAGGCTGCGCAATCCCAACAAGTCTTAGAAGCTCGATTGCCCGCTCACGAGCAGCTGCCTTACTGAAGTTTTGGTGCTTGATTAAGCCCTCCATGATTTGTTTGCCGACTTTCATCGTCGGGTTCAAGGAAGTCATCGGATCCTGGAAAATCATAGAGATTTCCTTGCCGCGTACCTTTTGCATTTCTTTCTCGCTTAATTTCGCAATATCACGGTCTCCAAAGAGGATATGGCCTTCTTTAATAAATCCTGCTGGTTCAGGTAACAATCTCATTAACGCTTTCGTCGTAACAGATTTACCGGAACCGGATTCTCCGACAATCGCTAATGTTTCGCCTTTAAAAAGGTCGAAACTGACACCGCGGACAGCTTTTACTTCCCCACCATAGGTATTGAAGGAGACATGCAAATCTTTTACTTCTAGTAATTTATCCATTTTTTATTCTCCTCCGCTACTATTTTCTCATTTTTGGATCTAGCGCATCGCGCATTCCATCAGCTAATAAGTTAAAGCTCAAAATCAAGATACTGATTGTAAGAGCTGGAATAATCAATAAATATGGGAATGAACGTAAGTATCTGAACCCTTCATTCACCAGGGAGCCCAATGAAGCTTCCGGAGCAGCAATCCCTAAACCGATAAAGCTTAAGAATGCTTCTGTGAAAATGGCCCCTGGAATAGTGAACATCGATGTAACAATGATTGGGCCTAATGTATTAGGTAATAAATGTTTAAAGATAAGACTTGAATTTGTAGCTCCTAATGTTTTAGACGCGAGCACATATTCTTGATCACGAAGCTTCAAGAACTGCCCGCGGACCATTCGAGCCATACCTATCCACCCCGTAACAACCATGGCAAGCGTGATGGACAGTACCCCTGGCTTATCGAATATCAAAATCATCAAAATAACGACAATTAAATATGGAATCCCTACAAGCACCTCTATAATCCTCTGCATGAACGCATCAATTCTTCCGCCAAAGAAACCGGATACGCCGCCATAGGTAACTCCTATGAAGAATTCGATGACAGCTGCTAAGACGGCAATGTATAAGGAAATTCTCGCTCCATACCAGATCCTTGTCCATTGGTCACGTCCTAAATCATCTGTACCAAACCAGTGGTATGTGTCTTCATACCCTTTAGCCTCATACACATTGTTCCCATTTTTATCCGTTCCGTCAAACGGAAGCCAAGATATATTTTCAAGACCTTGAACTCTTGGCGGAAATTTTGATTTCCCTAAATCCTGTTCCTTAAAAGTGTATCCGGATACCATCGGTCCAAAAATCGCCAGAAGGACAAAGATGATAATCACTATTAATCCAGCAACGGCACCTTTGTTTTTGAACAATCTATGTCTCGCATCCTGCCAAAATGTTAAGCTTTTTCTTTCAATCTTTTCAGCATCATTACCTTTTGGACCAACAACCTGGAATAATTCAGGAGAGAGATTTTCATTTTGTATGTTTTTTTCCATTATTTCTTCCCTCCTGCTAAACGAATACGAGGATCAACAACACCGTAAAGGATGTCTACCACAAATATGACTAAGATAAATAGCACACTGTAGAAAATGGTTGTACCCATAATCGTTGTATAGTCATTCTGATTAATGGAGCTAACAAACTGGTACCCAAGACCAGGAATAGCAAAGATTTGCTCGATAATTAATGTTCCTGTCATGATATTGACTGCCATCGGTCCAAGAATCGTAATGATTGGAATTAAGGCGTTACGAATTCCGTGCTTGATAACAACACTTGTACCGGACAGCCCTTTTGCTTTTGCTAGTGTAATATAATCGGATCCCATTACTTCAAGCATCTCAGAACGCATGAATCGGGCAATGGAAGCAATTACACCAGCGGATAATGCGAGTGTAGGCAGTATTGTATACTCAAAGCCTTCCCAGAAAGCAACAGGGAATACCTCCCACTTAACAGCCAAGAAGTACTGCAGGAAAGCAGCAAAAACGAATGATGGAATCGAAGCCCCTAGAACCGCAATGACAGTTGCACTGAAATCAACCCATGTATTATGCCGAAGAGCGGCAAATATTCCTAAAATAAGCCCCATAATTGTCCCAAACAGTAAGGCCTGGAAACCGAGGTGAGCAGAAGCTCCAATACGTGTCGCAATCAATTCTGTAACTGGGCGATTATCATACTGGAAGGATGTCCCTAAATCACCTTTAAGCAAATCTCCCATATAGTTAACATATTGCACAGGTACCGGGTCATTTAACCCATACTTCTCGTAAATAATCTCTTTTTGTTCTGCTGATAGCTTTTCTTGGTTCTTTAAGGGAGAACCAGGAAGCATTTTCATTAAGAAAAAGGTAGCAGTGGTAATAACAAAAAGGGTAATGATCATATAGAGTAATCTTTGTAGTGTAAATCGCAGCATAATTAGCCCCCCTTTTTTCTATCTAGCATCGTTAAATATACTAGTTGTCCTTTTATAAGTATTCTCTGTGGAATGGACTTATATGGCAATTTACAAGATTGTTCCAGCCATATAAGTAATCAATTAGATATTGCGACCCATTCCACAGAAAATAGATAACGATATCAACAACCTATTTA includes:
- a CDS encoding YibE/F family protein, which produces MNTLVSLALLLFILMLIIGGRKGARSFIAIFFNFMVLMISVIIMLIPQADPIIVTFIACVIIGCINLFFINEINTKTKTAFLASLLTIIVLLAFIWVLTDASKIQGFGEEEVEELTIFSLYIGTDFVKIAASVIIMSTIGAITDAAMAISSPMFEMRFHHPYASRKEFFSFGIQIGKDILGTSANTLFFAFFGGYMALLIWFKDLDYSFGEIINSKIFSAEMMTIFCAGTGVALVIPMTAWITAYVFTRVKKTET
- a CDS encoding YibE/F family protein; the encoded protein is MRSFLLKVNKPLFRALLLAICILSSIVFVNHNHALYDKPIAEVTEVKTVDTEDLLDRFENHDSLYTQEMKAVMRNGDLKGQVISLTNMYSDSGAYDIDYQVGNDVFVTIKESSETDSLTGTIQSLKRDHYVLLAAWVFILTLLFVGRKQGFFAVISLVVNASILSYALDVYLGTGISLLWICGGSVVIFTVISLILVNGLNEKTFAAIITTLLGTFVSFGLTFLVMEMTKDSGLRYEEMQFLTSPYRMVFLAGLFIGSLGAVMDVAITLVSSIFGLYEKKPDISVKALQTSGFEIGKDIMGTMTNILFFAYISGSIPMLILYLKNASPLGFTLSMNLSLEMARAFAGGIGIVITIPIGLYTAIFFINRKRSRL
- a CDS encoding MarR family winged helix-turn-helix transcriptional regulator; this translates as MNSNHSEDIGRYIAKIYCKGSALISKELQEYGIGSGQYAFLLQLYRKDGVSQEELAKLLLVDKATVARAIKKLEEENLVYRVRNEKDKRYYKVFITEKALNIKEEVFNKLHAWDETIKQSLTKEEEAQMTYLLKKITTSLLKGENH
- a CDS encoding MATE family efflux transporter, with amino-acid sequence MNNQNVLGTESIGKLLLKYSVPAIIGMIVNALYNIVDRIFIGHIPNVGPMAITGVGVTMPIMTLILAFGMLVGIGATASISIKLGQGNKNEAEQIIGNATKLIIFLGIGLTVLGLLFLNPLLRSFGATDQTIVFAKDYIQIILIGIIFNLFAFAFSHMTRADGHPKLAAIVMVVGCAINMILDPILIFGFDLGIQGAAIATVISQAITAFWLLFHFTKGSSVLKISLINMKLNISIIKTIFAIGMAPFAMQLASCFVQIFANNTLMTYGGDMAIGAMTVINSISLFFLMPIFGINQGSQPIIGFNYGARQYHRSKKALIYSIIAATVVLSLGAALIQLFPAFFVGIFNNDSALTQMAVEGMKIFLFALPILGISVVGPNYFQSIGKPKISLLLSLMRQVLLFIPLLFILPRFMGLKGVWFVMPISDSITAVTTLYFLRREMKRTRGQISYPKEMEDSLAG
- a CDS encoding aminoglycoside adenylyltransferase domain-containing protein, with amino-acid sequence MGYNWYSCPGEIKDYVYTLTKSIKGILKDNYRGVYLHGSLAMGGFNPRRSDVDVLVITKIFMTTEVKRDLARFCLHHSYSPFALEISFICEEHLKHWQHPCPFDLHYSEFWRERYTEDLLNDTYQFLNDEVHADNDLAAHMTIINHRGVCVDGDSINEVLFPLIPKSDYVSSILGDYVECLERMEEDPIYCSLNVLRVLLYLEEGVISSKQEAGSWGVRVLPKEFAITLNKAIDGYSGWKDTYTFNKVELLSLRNYLSKRVQNVLG
- a CDS encoding helix-turn-helix domain-containing protein yields the protein MDNDFGSKLKTLREERKWSQDELAKELNMSRQAVYKWESGRGYPDIQNLIRISDLFGVTVDDLIRNDKKLQDQISIKEEVSIEQFGDPGFYLGMILVFVGIFTSNDSLSTIVMIIGLLTICFFTDAVKSIKSLFKRNLIYGWVIKRERELEDGVQLVFVSWGNKGLCLYFN
- a CDS encoding ABC transporter ATP-binding protein, whose product is MATKEKIIEVKGIKQYFNVGKPNMVKAIDGVSFDIYKGETLGLVGESGCGKSTTGRSIIRLYDLTEGEVRFKGKEVHGKKSRKELKEFNRGMQMIFQDPYASLNPRMTVADIIAEGIDIHGLAKSKEDRMNRVYELLETVGLNRDHANRYPHEFSGGQRQRIGIARALAVEPEFIIADEPISALDVSIQAQVVNLLKNLQKEKGLTYLFIAHDLSMVKYISDRIGVMYYGKLVEVADSEDLYKNPMHPYTQSLLSAIPLPDPDSERTRRRKAYNPEVHQYGENEEIEMREIAPGHHVLCSKKEFEEYKKKYVK
- a CDS encoding ABC transporter ATP-binding protein, giving the protein MDKLLEVKDLHVSFNTYGGEVKAVRGVSFDLFKGETLAIVGESGSGKSVTTKALMRLLPEPAGFIKEGHILFGDRDIAKLSEKEMQKVRGKEISMIFQDPMTSLNPTMKVGKQIMEGLIKHQNFSKAAARERAIELLRLVGIAQPEIRMNQYPHQFSGGMRQRVVVAIALSCNPKVLIADEPTTALDVTIQAQILELMKDLQNKIDTSIIFITHDLGVVANVADRVAVMYGGQIVETGTVDEVFYDPRHPYTWGLLSSMPSLDNDGDTELIAIPGTPPDLINPPKGCPFAPRNEYALEIDFEKEPPYYQISETHFVKSWLLHPDAPKVTPPEAVQARIRHMASNFDKPVEVGGIN
- the opp3C gene encoding oligopeptide ABC transporter permease, encoding MEKNIQNENLSPELFQVVGPKGNDAEKIERKSLTFWQDARHRLFKNKGAVAGLIVIIIFVLLAIFGPMVSGYTFKEQDLGKSKFPPRVQGLENISWLPFDGTDKNGNNVYEAKGYEDTYHWFGTDDLGRDQWTRIWYGARISLYIAVLAAVIEFFIGVTYGGVSGFFGGRIDAFMQRIIEVLVGIPYLIVVILMILIFDKPGVLSITLAMVVTGWIGMARMVRGQFLKLRDQEYVLASKTLGATNSSLIFKHLLPNTLGPIIVTSMFTIPGAIFTEAFLSFIGLGIAAPEASLGSLVNEGFRYLRSFPYLLIIPALTISILILSFNLLADGMRDALDPKMRK
- the opp3b gene encoding oligopeptide ABC transporter permease; this translates as MLRFTLQRLLYMIITLFVITTATFFLMKMLPGSPLKNQEKLSAEQKEIIYEKYGLNDPVPVQYVNYMGDLLKGDLGTSFQYDNRPVTELIATRIGASAHLGFQALLFGTIMGLILGIFAALRHNTWVDFSATVIAVLGASIPSFVFAAFLQYFLAVKWEVFPVAFWEGFEYTILPTLALSAGVIASIARFMRSEMLEVMGSDYITLAKAKGLSGTSVVIKHGIRNALIPIITILGPMAVNIMTGTLIIEQIFAIPGLGYQFVSSINQNDYTTIMGTTIFYSVLFILVIFVVDILYGVVDPRIRLAGGKK